In Pseudomonas oryzihabitans, the DNA window GTCCCACGCCCTGATGCTGCGCGAAGGCCGTGACCAGGTGCTGCTGCCACTGATGCGCCAGATCGCCGGCGAGATCCGCGTGCTGGCCCATCGCTTCGCCGACGTGCCCATGCTGTCGCGGACCCACGGTCAGCCCGCCTCCCCCACCAGCCTGGGCAAGGAACTGGCCAACGTGGTCTATCGCCTGGAGCGCCAGATCGAGCAGATCGCCGCCATCCGCCCGCTGGGCAAGATCAACGGCGCCGTGGGCAACTACAACGCTCACCTGTCCGCCTACCCGGACGTCGATTGGGAAGCCAATGCGCGTACCTTCATCGAAGACGACCTCGGCCTGACCCTGAATCCCTACACCACCCAGATCGAGCCGCATGACTACATCGCCGAGCTGTTCGATGCCATCGCCCGCTTCAACACCATCCTGATCGACTTCGATCGGGACATCTGGGGCTACATCTCCCTCGGCTACTTCAAGCAGAAGACCGTGGCCGGCGAGATCGGCTCCTCGACCATGCCGCACAAGGTCAACCCCATCGACTTCGAGAACTCCGAAGGCAACCTGGGCATCGCCAACGCCATCCTCCAGCACCTCGCCAGCAAGCTGCCGATCTCCCGCTGGCAGCGCGACCTGACCGACTCCACGGTGCTGCGCAACCTGGGCACCGGCCTGGCCCACGGCGTAATCGCCTACGAAGCCACCCTCAAGGGCATCGGCAAGCTGGAACTCAACGCCGCGCGGATCGCCGAAGACCTGGACGCCTGCTGGGAAGTCCTGGCCGAGCCGGTGCAGACCGTGATGCGCCGCTATGGCGTGGCCAACCCCTACGAGAAGCTCAAGGAATTGACCCGCGGCAAGGGCATCAGCGCCAGCGCCCTGCAGGACTTCATCGACGGCCTGGAGATCCCCGAGGCCGCCAAGGCCGAACTGCGCCAGCTGACCCCGGCCGGCTATATCGGCAACGCTGCCGAACAGGCCCGTCGGGTCTGAAGATCATCCTTTTTCTACGCCCGGCCTCGCCGGGCGTTTTTCATTGCGCGAGGTGTGCATGAACCCGGATCAACCCCTGCAACTGCTCGGCGGCCTGACCGCCCGTGAATTCCTCCGCGATTACTGGCAGCAGAAACCCCTGCTGATCCGCCAGGCCCTCCCGAACTTCCAGAATCCCCTGGAGCCCGACGAACTGGCCGGCCTGTCTCTGGAAGAGGAAATCGAATCCCGCCTGATCATCGGCCAGGACCAGACCTGGGAGCTGCGCCGCGGCCCGCTCCCGGAAGACACTTTCGCCGGCCTGCCCGAGCGGGACTGGACCCTGCTGGTGCAATCGGTCGACCAGTTCGTGCCCGAGGTGGCCGAGGTGCTGGAATCCTTCCGCTTCCTGCCCAACTGGCGCGTCGACGACGTCATGGTCAGCTATGCCGCCCCCGGTGGCGGTGTCGGCCCCCACTACGATCACTACGACGTCTTCCTGCTGCAGGGCCATGGCCGCCGCCGCTGGCGCATCGGCCAGCAATGCACCGCCGACAGCCCGCTGATCGACGGCCTGGAGCTGAAGATCCTCGCTGATTTCCAGCAGACCGACGAATGGGTCCTGGAACCGGGTGACATGCTCTACCTGCCGCCGGGCCTGGCCCATGACGGCATCGCCGAAGACGAGTGCATGACCTACTCCATCGGCTTCCGCGCGCCCAGTGCCGGCGAAGTGCTCACCCACTTCACCGACTTCCTCGCCCAGTTCATCCCCGAGGACGAGCGCTACAGCGACGCCGGTTGCGCGCCGGCCAGCGAGCATCCGGCGGAGATCCCGCCCGAGGCCATCAAGCGCCTGCGCGGCCTGATGGAGCGCCATCTGAGTGACGATCGCCTGCTGCTGGCCTGGTTCGGCCAGCACATGACCGAGCCGCGCTACCCGGAGCGGGTCGCCGGGGAAAACCTCAGCGCCAAGCAGCTGCGCAAGGAACTCGACGAAGGCGCACTGCTGATGCGCAACCCCAGTGGCCGCATCGCCTGGAGCCGCCTGGAAGACGAGGTGATGGTCTTTGCCAGCGGCCAGAGCCGCCTGCTGCCCATGCGGCTGCAACCGCTGCTCGACCTGCTATGCTCGGCGGACGTCTTGCACGAGGCCAATCTCGCGCCCTGGCTGCAGGACGACGATGCCATGCGCCTGATCCGCGAACTGCTCCAGCAGGGCAGCCTGATCTTCGCCGGAGAAGACGACGACGAGTGATAGGGAGCCGCCGTGGACGAGTCCTTTGCCGATCTGACCCTGGGCGCCCTGCCCGAACCCCAGCTCGGCCAGGACCTCGCCCTGCGCCTCGAAGGCCTGGACGCCCTGAGTGAGCACGGTGTCCGCCTCATCGCTCAAGCCAGCCGCCAGTTGTGTATCCAGACCCCTGACCTGGAAGCGCCCCTCTACGACATTCTGGACGTCGAGGCGGCGATCAAGCGCCTGCTGCTGGGCAATCCGCGACATCAGGTACGTATCCTGATCAACGACAGCGCCCTCGCCGTGCGCCAGGGCCATCGCCTCATCGCCCTGGCGCAGCGCCTGACCAGTAACCTGCTGATCCGGCGACCACCAGCCGACCAACAACCGGAAGGCGCCTGCCTGATCGTCGACGACCAGGCCCTGCTGCGCCGATCGGGCAACGCCCCCAATGGCTTCGTCCGTTATGGCGACCGTGCGGCGGTCAAGGTCCAGCAACAGCGTTTCGATCGCCTCTGGGCCATCAGCCAGCCGGATCAGGAACTACGGAGGATGGTGCTGTGAGACGATTGCTTGGGCTGCTGCTACTGCTGACCGCCACCGCCTGGGCCACCCCCAGAACCGAAGTCATCCCGCTGCAGTACCGCACGGCCGGGGACCTCCTGCCCACCCTGCAATCCGTGCTCGGCGGCGAAGGCAAGGTCAACGTCTACGGCAACCAGCTGATCGTCAACGCCGAGCCGGCCAAGCTGACCGAGATCAAGAATCTGTTGACCCAGCTGGACACCCAGCCGCGGCGCCTGCTTATCACCCTGGCGACACGCGCAGGCAGTTCAGGGGCCAGCCAGGATTATTCCGCAGGCGGCAACGTGCGTTCACCCCAGGTGCGCATCATCGAGG includes these proteins:
- the purB gene encoding adenylosuccinate lyase, coding for MQLSSLTAVSPIDGRYAGKTAALRSIFSEFGLIRFRAQVEVRWLQRLAAHAGIPEVAPFSAEANALLDKLATEFSVEQAQRVKDIERTTNHDVKAIEYLLKEEVADLPELAAVSEFIHFACTSEDINNLSHALMLREGRDQVLLPLMRQIAGEIRVLAHRFADVPMLSRTHGQPASPTSLGKELANVVYRLERQIEQIAAIRPLGKINGAVGNYNAHLSAYPDVDWEANARTFIEDDLGLTLNPYTTQIEPHDYIAELFDAIARFNTILIDFDRDIWGYISLGYFKQKTVAGEIGSSTMPHKVNPIDFENSEGNLGIANAILQHLASKLPISRWQRDLTDSTVLRNLGTGLAHGVIAYEATLKGIGKLELNAARIAEDLDACWEVLAEPVQTVMRRYGVANPYEKLKELTRGKGISASALQDFIDGLEIPEAAKAELRQLTPAGYIGNAAEQARRV
- a CDS encoding cupin domain-containing protein, with amino-acid sequence MNPDQPLQLLGGLTAREFLRDYWQQKPLLIRQALPNFQNPLEPDELAGLSLEEEIESRLIIGQDQTWELRRGPLPEDTFAGLPERDWTLLVQSVDQFVPEVAEVLESFRFLPNWRVDDVMVSYAAPGGGVGPHYDHYDVFLLQGHGRRRWRIGQQCTADSPLIDGLELKILADFQQTDEWVLEPGDMLYLPPGLAHDGIAEDECMTYSIGFRAPSAGEVLTHFTDFLAQFIPEDERYSDAGCAPASEHPAEIPPEAIKRLRGLMERHLSDDRLLLAWFGQHMTEPRYPERVAGENLSAKQLRKELDEGALLMRNPSGRIAWSRLEDEVMVFASGQSRLLPMRLQPLLDLLCSADVLHEANLAPWLQDDDAMRLIRELLQQGSLIFAGEDDDE